The following proteins are co-located in the Solea senegalensis isolate Sse05_10M unplaced genomic scaffold, IFAPA_SoseM_1 scf7180000015786, whole genome shotgun sequence genome:
- the LOC122762535 gene encoding wings apart-like protein homolog, protein MTSRFGKTYSRKGGEGTSKFDEVLSTKRGTLSTKWGDTTYKAKVGSKRPGAAKNDSVLGVHKRPRPSGDGFEDPFGFDSDEESKPVSSSRNGSKPSPVKPGWAEPPRAERPSVSLDTGGRSSLQGASWLPSERSQPKVTEDTARFFNSRSTSIGRQQSSLSLPENQHSYSWYQNASESDRKPLAQTTTLKTGAKAESTYDSWDTIVGLRPPSPNQEPRNPAPTLSWVSAGITAAGCDLGQTRQEKPPSPPRLHTISEREDMDFGGDMDFLLETSDFSQTSSSSSSLVRNSNCRTYRRPNKQGASRAQDSSGAAGSDFSSDLPKVSDSGSKTTGSGRGRGRTRDYTVLHPSSVSVCNVTIQDRAVDEFSTDTVPSSGSSTAASSSTTELGEAGWQRKKAEQPNTRPRQTQTKSKKDSSKLDLFGFEDTDMREDEDSVDSSDPASSYKIKYFGFDDMSDSDGGDNGDEGGFKERRRAKKAAVAMATPEEVTTEDTESYETYEPPDPFERLEILQQPMTVKENKKNSVSRENTLRDVLDFSEEGLRVVASAPRRPLQGKVLVKNPDTFRRIFSAHKKSPTKAVYNARHWAVETEEPPATLSSQSAPVSVSVGGASKEPSEAQKDDGVFKAPPPPPKVTKCVTLPTDLYQDTVTTLKCRKEHKELYTVVQHVKHFNDVVEFGENQEFTDDFEYLATGLKSGQPLNTRCLSVISLATRCAMPSFRMHLRARGKVTQVFKTLNDAPQHPNLALCTASLMYILSRDRLNMDLDRSCLDLMIRLLEMDHDQGGGAVADSDSSAQFSAREIAKMKERIRKLCDTVHNKHLDLQNITTGHLAMETLLSLTSKRAGDWFKEELRLLGGLDHIVDKVKECVDNLNQEEEEEKLVSSLWGAERCLRVLESVTVHNPENQSYLIAYKDSSLIHSSAKALRRCEQMIQRYSREVNSDSVVGKAVENCMRAIIGVLLNLTHDNEWGSTKTGEQEDLIITALNCVLRVPQYLPQEQRFDIRVLGLGLLINLVEYSARNRYCLMEMEMEGGQGPCDSTVLLNPEHQDIGSSGPLSAIAALVQLFLQRERAAILAEAQTDDLIKEAPKAPLDQSGQWQETGGEIQWVANDNANTDTNKQEEDKKKEEEDEELDLNKALQHAGKHMEDSIVASYTALLLGCLCQGSPLNVTTVRENLPQGDFSIMTEMLKKFLNFMNLTCDVGTTGQKSISRVIDYLEHC, encoded by the exons ATGACGTCCAGATTTGGTAAAACCTACAGCCGTAAAGGAGGCGAGGGCACGTCCAAGTTTGACGAGGTTCTGTCCACCAAGAGAGGCACGCTCAGCACCAAATGGGGCGACACCACCTACAAGGCCAAGGTGGGCTCCAAGCGCCCCGGCGCCGCCAAGAACGACTCGGTCCTGGGGGTGCACAAGAGGCCCCGCCCCTCCGGCGACGGCTTTGAAGATCCGTTTGGGTTCGACAGCGACGAGGAGTCCAAGCCGGTGTCGTCGTCTCGCAACGGCAGCAAGCCGTCGCCCGTCAAGCCGGGGTGGGCGGAGCCGCCGCGGGCGGAGAGGCCCAGCGTGTCTCTGGATACGGGGGGCAGGTCCAGCCTGCAGGGGGCGTCATGGCTGCCGAGCGAGAGGAGTCAGCCCAAGGTGACGGAGGACACGGCGCGGTTCTTCAACAGCAGGAGCACCAGCATCg GGAGGCAGCAGAGTTCCTTGTCGTTACCAGAGAACCAGCACAGTTACTCCTGGTACCAAAACGCTTCAGAGAGTGACAGGAAGCCGCTGGCACAGACCACCACCCTGAAGACTGGCGCCAAAGCAGAGTCCACCTACGACTCCTGGGACACCATCGTGGGTCTTCGTCCACCGTCGCCCAACCAGGAACCTCGTAACCCCGCCCCCACACTCTCCTGGGTGTCGGCGGGCATCACAGCAGCCGGGTGTGACCTGGGTCAGACCCGGCAGGAGAAGCCGCCgtctcctcctcgtctccaTACCATCAGCGAGAGGGAGGACATGGACTTTGGCGGTGATATGGACTTCCTCCTGGAGACGAGTGACTTCTCTCAAACgtcctcgtcgtcctcgtcACTTGTAAGGAACTCGAACTGTCGGACATACAGGAGGCCAAACAAACAGGGTGCCAGCAGAGCGCAGGACTCCAGTGGCGCCGCCGGCTCTGACTTTAGCTCCGATCTTCCCAAAGTGTCCGACAGTGGCAGCAAGACGACGGGCAGCGGCCGGGGGCGGGGCAGGACGAGGGACTACACGGTGCTGCACCCTTCGTCCGTGTCCGTCTGTAACGTCACCATCCAGGACCGAGCGGTGGACGAGTtcagcacagacacagtgccctctagtggcagCAGTACTGCAGCCTCCAGCAGCACAACAGAGCTGGGAGAGGCGGGGTGGCAGCGGAAGAAGGCGGAGCAACCAAACACAAG GcccagacaaacacagaccaaGTCAAAGAAGGACAGTAGTAAGCTGGACTTGTTTGGCTTTGAGGACACGGACATGCGTGAGGACGAGGACAGCGTGGACAGCTCAGATCCCGCCTCCAGTTACAAGATCAAATACTTTGGCTTTGACGACATGAGCGATAGTGACGGCGGTGACAATGGTGACGAGGGCGGCTTTAAGGAGAGGAGGCGGGCCAAGAAGGCtgctgttgctatggcaacacccgAGGAGGTCACCACGGAAGACACGGAGAGCTACGAGACGTACGAGCCGCCCGATCCCTTCGAGAGGCTGGAGATTCTCCAGCAACCGATGACGGTGAAGGAGAACAAGAAGAACTCGGTGAGCAGGGAAAACACGCTACGAG ATGTGCTGGACTTCTCGGAGGAGGGACTCAGGGTGGTGGCCAGCGCCCCCCGGAGGCCGCTGCAGGGCAAAGTTCTCGTCAAGAACCCCGACACGTTTCGGAGGATCTTCAGTGCACACAAgaag TCTCCCACCAAAGCTGTTTACAACGCCAGACACTGGGCGGTGGAGACTGAGGAACCACCAGCAACGCTGAGCTCACAGAGCgctcct GTGTCCGTCTCAGTGGGAGGAGCCAGTAAGGAGCCGTCTGAAGCTCAGAAGGACGACGGCGTCTTtaaggctccgcctcctcctcccaaGGTCACCAAATGCGTCACCCTCCCCACAGACCTGTACCAGGACACGGTCACCACACTCAAGTGTCGTAAAGAGCACAAGGAG CTCTACACTGTGGTCCAGCATGTGAAACACTTTAACGACGTGGTGGAGTTTGGAGAGAACCAGGAGTTCACAGACGACTTTGAATACCTGGCCACCGGACTGAAGAGTGGGCAGCCGCTGAACACACGCTGCCTCAG tGTGATTAGCTTAGCGACGCGCTGCGCCATGCCCAGCTTCAGGATGCACCTGCGAGCTCGAGGGAAGGTCACTCAGGTGTTCAAGACGCTCAACGACGCCCCACAACACCCG AACCTGGCTCTGTGCACCGCCTCCCTGATGTACATTCTGAGCAGAGACCGTCTGAACATGGACCTGGACCGTTCCTGTCTGGACCTGATGATCCGGCTGCTGGAGATGGACCATGACCAGGGGGGCGGGGCCGTGGCCGACTCCGACTCCAGCGCTCAGTTCAGCGCCAGAGAGATCGCCAAGATGAAGGAGAGGATCAGAAAGCTTTGTGACACAGTGCACAACAAACACCTGGACCTGCAGAACATCACG ACGGGACACTTAGCCATGGAGACGTTGCTGTCGCTGACGTCAAAGAGAGCAGGAGACTGGTTCAAAGAGGAGCTGCGTCTCCTCGGAGGACTGGACCACATTGTGGACAAAG tgaaAGAGTGTGTAGATAACCTGAaccaggaggaagaggaggagaagctggtGTCTTCTCTGTGGGGAGCAGAGCGGTGTTTACGTGTCCTGGAGAGT gtcacaGTCCACAACCCGGAGAACCAGAGTTACCTGATCGCCTACAAAGACTCGTCACTCATCCACTCTTCAGCCAA AGCTCTGAGGAGGTGTGAGCAGATGATCCAGCGTTACAGCAGGGAGGTGAACTCAGACTCAGTGGTGGGTAAAGCTGTAGAGAACTGTATGAGAGCCATCATCGGAGTCCTGCTCAACCTGACACATGACAACG agtgGGGCAGCACAAAGACAGGAGAACAAGAGGATCTCATCATCACAGCACTCAACTGTGTCCTCAGAGTTCCTCAGTATCTTCCACAGGAGCAGAGGTTCGACATCCGTGTCCTg GGTCTGGGTTTGTTGATAAACCTGGTGGAGTACAGTGCCAGGAACAGATACTGTCTaatggagatggagatggaaGGAGGTCAGGGTCCCTGCGACTCCACCGTCCTCCTCAACCCTGAGCACCAGGACATCGGCAGCTCGGGGCCCCTGAGCGCCATCGCTGCACTTGTGCAG CTGTTTCTCCAGAGGGAGCGGGCCGCCATCCTGGCCGAGGCACAGACCGACGACCTCATCAAGGAGGCGCCGAAGGCTCCGCTGGACCAGAGCGGGCAGTGGCAGGAGACGGGTGGGGAGATCCAGTGGGTCGCCAACGACAACGCCAACACTGACACcaacaaacaggaagaagacaagaagaaggaggaggaggacgaggagctgGACCTCAACAAAG CTCTGCAGCACGCGGGGAAGCACATGGAGGACAGCATCGTGGCATCGTACACGGCACTGCTGCTGGGCTGCCTCTGTCAGGGAAGCCCG CTGAATGTGACGACTGTGAGAGAAAACCTGCCTCAGGGAGATTTCTCCATCATGACAGAAATGCTGAAAAAGTTCCTCAACTTCATGAACCTCACA
- the LOC122762534 gene encoding hydroxycarboxylic acid receptor 2-like has product MFNNSTTTVPGPGAGSGPGGCPPVGIQLEGVILPPVLTIDVVLGLLGNVVALWIFCFKLKTWNPNNLFLFNLLIADFFALVSLPLRIDALLRGHWVFGDGLCRINLFLMFSNRSASIALMTVVAVYRYFKVVHPHHRVTRLRRRQAACVLALVWLLVAAPRLPMLAFSHIKGSGNRTQCFFFTSYKEASRALVVLVGMHRVLTVLEFVAPLVMLTFCSIRISSFLKERQFGKPDKVRKAMRVCAAIVAVFLICFLPTTVTTIGVWAVRSYRPWDCSAFYTFTQLTIVSLGLNFLNSALDPIIYIFSSSMFRKALCSSLPRPLRCGQAAEDASTVSSSGTQSTTQQELKSMRVSRDM; this is encoded by the exons ATGTTCAATAATTCCACGACCACAGTCCCTGGTCCTGGTGCTGGTTCTGGTCCTGGAGGTTGTCCACCTGTAGGTATACAGCTGGAGGGCGTGATCCTGCCGCCGGTTCTCACCATCGACGTGGTGCTGGGCCTTCTGGGTAACGTGGTGGCTCTGTGGATCTTCTGCTTCAAACTGAAGACCTGGAACCCCAACAACCTGTTCCTCTTCAACCTGCTCATCGCAGACTTCTTTGCCCTGGTCAGCCTCCCTCTGAGGATcgatgccttgctcaggggtcaCTGGGTGTTTGGAGACGGTCTGTGCCGGATCAACCTGTTCCTGATGTTCTCAAATCGCTCGGCCAGCATCGCACTCATGACGGTGGTGGCAGTTTACCGATACTTTAAG GTCGTGCACCCTCACCACCGTGTGACGCGGCTGCGGCGACGCCAGGCCGCGTGTGTGCTGGCGCTGGTGTGGCTGCTGGTCGCCGCCCCTCGTCTGCCCATGTTGGCCTTCAGTCACATCAAAGGCAGCGGTAACAGAACCCAGTGCTTCTTCTTCACATCGTACAAAGAGGCGTCGCGCGCCCTCGTCGTGCTGGTGGGCATGCACCGCGTCCTCACGGTGCTGGAGTTTGTGGCGCCGCTGGTCATGCTCACGTTCTGCTCCATCAGGATCTCCAGCTTCCTGAAGGAGCGACAGTTTGGAAAACCCGACAAAGTCCGCAAGGCGATGCGAGTGTGCGCCGCCATCGTGGCGGTGTTCCTGATCTGCTTCCTGCCCACCACGGTGACCACCATAGGGGTGTGGGCGGTCCGCTCGTACCGCCCCTGGGACTGCTCCGCCTTCTACACCTTCACTCAGCTCACCATCGTCTCTCTGGGGCTGAACTTCCTGAACTCAGCTCTGGACCCCATCATCTACATCTTCTCCAGCTCCATGTTCCGTAAGGCTCTGTGCAGCTCACTGCCCCGCCCCCTGCGCTGTGGTCAGGCCGCAGAAGACGCCAGCACCGTGTCCTCGTCCGGAACTCAGTCCACGACTCAACAGGAGCTGAAGTCTATGCGAGTGAGCAGAGACATGTGA